In Lentibacillus amyloliquefaciens, one DNA window encodes the following:
- the parC gene encoding DNA topoisomerase IV subunit A: MAQAENYLDLPLEEVLGDRFGRYSKYIIQERALPDVRDGLKPVQRRILYAMNEEKNTHDKNFRKAAKTVGTVIGNYHPHGDTSVYDAMVRLSQEWKVRNSLVEMHGNNGSVDGDPPAAMRYTEARLSKIASEMLRDIYKGTVDWIPNFDDTINEPVVLPAKYPNLLVNGSTGISAGYATDIPPHNLAEVVDAVIKRIDNPSVSVDELMQVLKGPDFPTGGIIQGVDGIRKAYETGKGKIVVRGKASIEDMRVGRQHIVIDEIPYDVNKANMVKKMDEMRIDKKVEGIAEVRDETDRTGLRVVIELKKGANSEGVLNYLYKNTDLQVTYSFNMVAIHDKTPKLLSLPQILDSYIIHQKEIVTRQTVFDLKKAKNRSHIVEGLIKAVSILDELIATIRASKDKQDAKKRIINAYGFSEDQAEAIVTLQLYRLTNTDVTSLEKEAEELKKQIEQLEALLSSDKKLFQHIKKELRQVKRTFSDERKTVIENEVEELTFDIEVTVASEDIVVSATRDGYVKRTSLRSYGASNGEDPGIKDDDYLVGLFELNTTDQILLFTNKGKYIYLPIHLLPDIRWKDIGQHISNLVSIDRDERIIQTIPIRTFEEGEYLIFFTKNGMVKRSELALYKAQRYSKALIALNLKNDDEVVGVYNTNGHAEVFIGSNKGFGLWYHESEISVVGQRAAGVKAIKLKEGEYVVNGQVFDELSEPSIVVVTQRGAAKRMKLKSFEKLSRAKRGLVMLRELKTKAHRLTGLYVISDNETICFKTHKDETHRFFPLELSVSDRQSNGSFLIDSDNQGEVTEVWKESDYEKPFEE; encoded by the coding sequence TTGGCACAAGCTGAAAATTATTTGGATCTTCCACTGGAAGAAGTCCTTGGCGACCGGTTTGGAAGATACAGCAAATATATCATTCAGGAACGGGCGCTCCCGGATGTCCGTGATGGACTTAAGCCCGTTCAGCGAAGAATTTTGTATGCAATGAATGAAGAAAAAAATACCCATGATAAAAATTTCCGTAAAGCAGCAAAAACCGTCGGGACAGTTATCGGGAATTATCATCCGCACGGGGATACATCTGTGTACGATGCGATGGTGCGGCTCAGTCAGGAATGGAAAGTGCGCAACAGCCTTGTTGAAATGCATGGTAATAATGGCAGTGTTGACGGGGACCCGCCAGCTGCAATGCGTTATACAGAGGCAAGATTATCAAAAATTGCCTCAGAAATGCTTCGTGATATTTATAAAGGAACAGTCGATTGGATTCCAAATTTTGATGATACGATTAATGAACCAGTCGTCCTTCCGGCTAAATACCCGAATCTGCTTGTAAACGGATCGACAGGTATTTCGGCCGGTTATGCAACAGATATACCACCACATAATCTGGCGGAGGTCGTAGATGCCGTCATTAAAAGGATCGATAACCCTTCAGTTTCGGTCGATGAACTGATGCAGGTTCTCAAAGGTCCTGATTTTCCGACAGGCGGCATTATTCAAGGTGTTGATGGCATACGGAAAGCATATGAAACCGGGAAAGGAAAGATTGTGGTTCGCGGGAAAGCATCGATTGAGGATATGCGCGTCGGCAGACAGCACATTGTAATCGATGAGATTCCGTATGACGTCAACAAAGCTAATATGGTCAAAAAGATGGATGAAATGCGGATCGACAAAAAAGTGGAAGGTATTGCCGAAGTACGTGACGAAACAGATCGCACAGGGCTTCGTGTGGTTATTGAACTGAAAAAAGGTGCCAACAGTGAAGGTGTCTTGAACTATTTGTATAAAAATACGGATCTGCAGGTAACATACAGCTTTAATATGGTAGCTATCCACGATAAAACGCCTAAATTACTGTCATTGCCGCAGATACTTGATTCTTACATTATCCATCAGAAAGAAATTGTTACCCGGCAGACTGTTTTTGATTTAAAGAAAGCTAAAAACAGGTCTCATATTGTTGAAGGCCTGATCAAAGCAGTTTCTATTTTGGACGAGCTGATTGCAACTATCAGGGCTTCAAAAGATAAACAAGATGCCAAAAAACGTATCATTAATGCTTATGGGTTTTCTGAAGATCAGGCAGAAGCCATTGTCACGCTGCAGCTATACCGGCTGACAAATACGGATGTCACGTCGCTTGAAAAAGAAGCGGAAGAACTGAAAAAACAGATTGAACAATTAGAAGCACTGCTCTCAAGTGATAAAAAACTGTTCCAGCATATAAAAAAAGAACTGAGACAAGTGAAACGAACGTTCTCTGACGAACGGAAAACTGTCATTGAGAATGAAGTTGAGGAGTTAACATTTGACATTGAAGTCACTGTCGCCAGTGAAGATATAGTCGTATCGGCGACAAGAGACGGGTATGTCAAACGCACGAGTCTCAGGTCGTATGGTGCCTCTAACGGTGAAGACCCCGGAATTAAAGATGATGATTATTTAGTTGGTTTATTTGAATTGAATACGACCGATCAGATTTTATTATTTACAAATAAAGGTAAGTATATTTATCTGCCGATTCACCTCTTACCTGATATCAGATGGAAAGATATTGGCCAGCACATTTCCAATCTCGTCTCAATTGATCGGGATGAGCGGATTATCCAAACTATTCCAATACGCACATTTGAAGAAGGTGAGTACCTTATTTTCTTCACCAAAAATGGCATGGTGAAGCGAAGTGAACTCGCCCTGTACAAGGCCCAGCGTTACTCTAAAGCACTGATCGCCCTTAATCTGAAAAATGACGATGAAGTTGTTGGTGTTTATAATACGAACGGACACGCTGAAGTGTTTATTGGTTCCAATAAAGGATTTGGCTTATGGTATCATGAATCGGAAATCTCAGTTGTCGGTCAGCGTGCTGCAGGTGTAAAAGCTATCAAACTGAAAGAAGGCGAATATGTTGTCAACGGACAGGTGTTTGATGAATTGTCCGAGCCCTCAATTGTTGTTGTTACTCAGCGAGGTGCTGCTAAACGGATGAAACTAAAAAGTTTCGAGAAGTTAAGCCGTGCCAAACGAGGGCTGGTTATGTTAAGGGAATTAAAGACAAAAGCACATCGCCTCACAGGTTTATATGTGATAAGTGACAACGAAACGATTTGTTTCAAAACGCATAAAGATGAAACACACCGTTTCTTCCCGCTGGAACTATCAGTCAGTGACCGGCAAAGTAATGGATCATTTCTCATTGACAGTGATAATCAGGGCGAGGTAACGGAAGTGTGGAAAGAATCGGACTATGAAAAACCTTTTGAAGAATAA
- a CDS encoding TetR/AcrR family transcriptional regulator, whose protein sequence is MRTRLREQIIEEALSLFEKHGFHGVTVNQIVDKTGTSKGGFYHHFTSKDELLFVIHDEFITYALEKATIANETFSDPTKKLQAIIKDFVKTFGIYKPHISVFYQENIYLKPEYEASIKQKRDQFKEIMMNAVHEGKKSGAFRNDLQVEITTMAILGMVNWTYKWYKQSGAKSIDAIGSIYVDLILRAVLKADPNVMATYDEQLIDSVKKDLLV, encoded by the coding sequence TTGAGAACGCGGCTGCGAGAACAAATCATAGAAGAGGCGTTGAGTTTATTTGAGAAGCACGGTTTTCACGGTGTCACGGTAAATCAGATTGTTGATAAAACAGGTACGTCCAAGGGAGGCTTTTATCACCATTTCACTTCCAAAGATGAACTGCTGTTTGTTATCCATGATGAATTTATTACGTATGCACTGGAGAAAGCCACCATTGCAAATGAAACTTTTTCTGATCCAACTAAAAAACTGCAGGCAATCATCAAAGACTTCGTAAAAACATTTGGTATTTATAAGCCGCACATTTCGGTTTTTTATCAGGAAAATATTTATTTAAAACCGGAATATGAGGCAAGCATCAAGCAAAAACGAGACCAATTTAAAGAAATTATGATGAATGCTGTGCATGAAGGGAAAAAATCCGGAGCATTCCGGAACGACTTGCAGGTGGAAATAACTACTATGGCAATCTTGGGCATGGTTAACTGGACGTACAAGTGGTATAAACAATCCGGTGCAAAAAGCATTGATGCGATTGGCTCCATTTATGTTGATTTAATTTTACGCGCAGTTTTGAAAGCGGATCCAAATGTAATGGCTACATACGATGAACAACTGATTGACAGTGTAAAAAAAGATTTATTGGTGTAG
- a CDS encoding acyl-CoA dehydrogenase family protein, producing MDFELTKEQAMIQKMVRDFAQETIKPRAVEIDKQAAFPLDIFEKMGELGILGIPFPEEYGGSGGDTLSYAIAVEEVAKVCGSTGLSFAATVSLGASPIYYFGTEEQKETFLMPMAEGKALGSFGLTEPNAGSDAGGTKTTATEDGDDFIINGEKCFITNASYAKTIIVTAVTGKNDKGKNIISAIIVPTDSDGLTITSDYDKMGVRGSDTAEIVLNDVRVPKNNLLGDPQKGFNQFLYTLDGGRISIASLGLGIAQASLDKALSYAKERKQFGKPIADFQAIQFKLADMAMEVELARNIVYKAAWLKDNDKPFSKEAAYAKLYATETAFRAANQAVQIHGGYGYMREYEVERYLRDAKLLEIGEGTSEVQRMVIARQLGC from the coding sequence ATGGACTTCGAACTGACAAAAGAGCAGGCCATGATTCAGAAAATGGTGCGGGATTTCGCACAGGAAACGATTAAACCACGAGCTGTTGAAATCGATAAACAAGCTGCTTTTCCGCTTGATATCTTTGAAAAGATGGGGGAACTGGGGATTTTGGGCATTCCTTTCCCTGAAGAATATGGTGGCTCAGGCGGTGATACACTCTCTTATGCGATTGCTGTAGAAGAGGTTGCGAAAGTGTGTGGCAGCACGGGACTCAGTTTTGCGGCTACGGTTTCACTCGGAGCAAGTCCCATCTATTATTTCGGGACAGAAGAACAGAAAGAAACATTTCTGATGCCAATGGCAGAAGGAAAGGCATTAGGTTCATTCGGGCTGACAGAGCCGAATGCCGGGTCGGATGCAGGGGGGACGAAGACAACGGCAACCGAAGATGGTGATGATTTTATTATCAATGGCGAAAAATGCTTTATCACTAATGCCAGCTATGCCAAAACCATTATTGTGACTGCTGTTACCGGAAAAAATGACAAAGGTAAAAATATTATCTCTGCCATTATTGTGCCAACAGATTCAGATGGTCTGACCATTACCAGTGATTACGACAAGATGGGTGTCCGCGGGTCTGATACAGCTGAAATTGTGCTTAATGATGTGCGTGTGCCGAAGAACAATTTGCTTGGGGATCCGCAGAAAGGATTTAACCAATTTTTGTACACGTTGGATGGGGGCAGAATATCAATTGCATCCTTAGGATTGGGAATTGCTCAAGCATCACTTGATAAAGCTCTCAGTTATGCAAAAGAACGCAAACAATTTGGCAAACCAATAGCCGATTTCCAAGCTATCCAGTTCAAATTGGCTGACATGGCAATGGAAGTTGAACTTGCCCGAAATATAGTTTATAAAGCTGCCTGGCTGAAAGATAATGACAAACCTTTTTCAAAGGAAGCGGCATATGCAAAGCTTTATGCGACGGAAACAGCTTTCAGAGCAGCAAATCAAGCCGTTCAGATTCACGGTGGTTACGGTTATATGCGTGAATATGAAGTAGAAAGGTATTTACGTGATGCAAAACTGCTTGAAATCGGAGAAGGCACATCTGAAGTACAGCGGATGGTTATTGCAAGACAATTGGGGTGTTAA
- a CDS encoding AMP-binding protein: MTLLNLTVGEILEKQVNSYPHHEAIVYPELSLRKTYQEFDEMVNMAAKGFMALGIEKGENVAIWADNKPEWITSQFATGKMGAVLVTVNTNYQAKELEYLLKQSDSTTLILAESFKGTSYIDILKQICPEFEQAEKGNLKSETFPHLKNIIVLSDDDYANAYTWDEVMEEGNSVSDDELKQRKQSLDPHDAINMQYTSGTTGFPKGVMLSHHNIVNNGNQIADCMKLTHEDRLCIPVPFFHCFGCVLGILTAVSKGTTMVLLEQFDPEKVMKAVSDEKCTGLHGVPTMFIAELNHPNFSTYDFSHLRTGIMAGSTCPIEVMNDVMNKMGASEITIAYGQTESSPVITQTRTTDPAEVKATTVGKIHPNVEVKIIKPGTEEEQIPGAPGELCTRGYHVMKGYYNNQEATDVVIDSDGWLHTGDLAVMDKHGYIQITGRMKDMIIRGGENIYPREIEEFLYQYPDVLDVQVVGVPDKKYGEELMAWIILKDQANATEEAVRAFCEGNISRHKIPKYIKFTDEYPMTASGKVQKFKLREESIAEVRA, from the coding sequence ATGACACTACTGAATCTGACGGTAGGTGAAATACTGGAAAAGCAAGTGAATTCTTATCCGCATCATGAAGCCATTGTTTATCCGGAATTAAGTTTACGCAAAACGTATCAGGAATTTGATGAAATGGTGAATATGGCAGCAAAAGGGTTTATGGCATTAGGAATAGAAAAAGGGGAAAATGTAGCTATTTGGGCAGACAATAAGCCTGAATGGATTACGTCCCAGTTTGCAACGGGCAAAATGGGGGCAGTGCTCGTTACTGTAAACACCAATTATCAGGCTAAGGAACTTGAATATTTACTGAAACAATCCGATTCAACAACGCTTATTTTAGCGGAAAGTTTTAAAGGAACTTCGTACATCGATATTCTAAAACAAATTTGTCCGGAATTCGAACAGGCTGAAAAAGGAAACTTGAAGTCGGAAACGTTTCCCCATCTGAAGAATATAATTGTGCTGAGTGATGATGATTATGCAAATGCCTATACTTGGGATGAAGTCATGGAAGAAGGCAACTCCGTTTCTGATGATGAACTGAAACAGCGTAAACAGTCGCTGGATCCTCATGATGCGATTAATATGCAATATACATCCGGAACGACCGGATTCCCGAAAGGAGTTATGCTGTCACATCATAATATTGTAAATAACGGCAATCAGATCGCCGACTGTATGAAGCTGACTCATGAAGACAGATTGTGTATTCCGGTGCCGTTTTTCCATTGTTTTGGCTGTGTGCTTGGAATACTGACAGCAGTTTCCAAAGGAACAACAATGGTGCTTTTAGAGCAATTCGATCCCGAAAAAGTTATGAAAGCAGTATCGGATGAAAAGTGTACAGGTTTACATGGGGTGCCGACGATGTTCATAGCAGAACTAAATCATCCTAATTTTTCAACGTATGATTTTTCGCATTTGCGAACAGGAATTATGGCCGGGTCAACGTGTCCGATTGAAGTGATGAATGATGTCATGAATAAAATGGGCGCGAGTGAAATTACTATTGCTTATGGTCAGACAGAATCATCACCTGTGATTACACAGACACGTACAACCGATCCAGCTGAAGTAAAAGCAACGACAGTTGGAAAAATCCATCCAAACGTTGAAGTAAAGATTATTAAACCCGGAACTGAAGAAGAACAGATTCCGGGCGCTCCTGGTGAATTGTGCACGCGCGGCTACCATGTCATGAAAGGCTATTATAACAATCAAGAAGCCACAGACGTAGTGATCGACAGCGATGGATGGTTGCACACCGGTGATCTGGCGGTGATGGATAAGCATGGGTATATTCAAATTACCGGCCGAATGAAAGACATGATTATCCGCGGCGGTGAAAATATTTATCCAAGAGAAATTGAGGAATTTCTGTATCAGTATCCAGATGTTTTGGATGTCCAGGTAGTGGGTGTTCCGGATAAAAAATACGGAGAAGAACTTATGGCCTGGATTATCCTTAAAGATCAGGCAAACGCAACAGAAGAAGCTGTCAGAGCATTTTGTGAAGGAAACATTTCGAGACACAAAATTCCAAAATACATTAAATTTACTGATGAATATCCGATGACCGCTAGCGGAAAAGTCCAGAAATTTAAATTAAGAGAAGAATCCATTGCGGAAGTAAGAGCTTAG
- a CDS encoding acetyl-CoA carboxylase biotin carboxylase subunit, whose product MINKVLIANRGEIAARVIRTCKKLGIKTVAVYSEADQKAPFVSMADESYLLGPPRVQESYLNTEKIIEIAKDADVDAIHPGYGFLSENGGFTEKCEQAGIIFIGPSAEVMEKMGSKIAAREAMEKAGVPVVPGTNGAVASADEAVGIARKIGYPVMLKASAGGGGIGMQVVQSDDELIKAFESNSKRAHTFFGDGAMFMEKKLDNARHIEIQLLADNYGNAIHLYERECSIQRRNQKVIEEAPSSFISEKTRTKMGKAAVKAAETLGYTSAGTIEFLVDEHEKFYFLEMNTRIQVEHPVTEEITGVDIVEQQIRIADGKELSFKQSEVTIDGHAIEARIYAEDPETFFPSPGHISVFELPTGKFIRNEVAVTADFDVTPFYDPMIGKLIVKGKDRAEAITSIKNALLDYKVEGIKTNIPMLLKVLDHEKFKNGETTTAFVDHYYLPAVKTN is encoded by the coding sequence ATGATCAATAAAGTATTAATTGCCAACCGAGGTGAAATCGCAGCACGCGTTATTCGCACGTGTAAAAAATTGGGCATCAAAACGGTTGCCGTATATTCAGAGGCTGACCAAAAGGCTCCGTTTGTGTCAATGGCTGACGAAAGTTATCTGCTTGGGCCGCCACGTGTACAGGAGAGCTATTTGAACACAGAGAAGATCATTGAAATTGCAAAAGATGCAGATGTTGATGCCATCCATCCGGGGTATGGATTTTTGAGCGAAAATGGCGGATTTACTGAAAAATGTGAGCAGGCAGGCATCATATTTATCGGCCCTTCTGCTGAGGTAATGGAAAAAATGGGAAGCAAAATTGCTGCCAGGGAAGCAATGGAAAAAGCCGGTGTCCCTGTTGTACCGGGTACAAATGGTGCTGTTGCATCAGCGGATGAAGCAGTCGGCATCGCCCGAAAAATTGGCTATCCGGTTATGCTGAAAGCTTCAGCAGGCGGCGGTGGCATTGGCATGCAGGTCGTGCAATCAGATGATGAACTCATAAAAGCGTTTGAAAGCAATTCGAAGCGTGCCCATACTTTCTTTGGCGATGGTGCTATGTTTATGGAGAAAAAATTGGACAATGCAAGGCATATCGAAATACAGCTGCTTGCTGATAACTATGGGAATGCCATTCATTTATATGAACGGGAGTGTTCCATCCAAAGGCGCAACCAAAAGGTGATTGAGGAAGCACCTTCATCGTTTATATCCGAAAAAACCCGCACGAAAATGGGTAAAGCTGCAGTGAAAGCGGCAGAAACACTTGGATATACAAGTGCCGGCACAATTGAATTTCTTGTCGATGAACATGAGAAATTTTATTTTTTGGAGATGAATACACGAATTCAGGTAGAGCATCCAGTTACTGAGGAAATAACCGGTGTGGATATCGTTGAACAGCAAATTCGTATCGCTGATGGTAAAGAATTGTCTTTCAAACAATCAGAAGTAACTATCGACGGACATGCTATTGAAGCGCGTATCTATGCTGAAGATCCGGAAACTTTTTTCCCTTCCCCAGGTCATATTTCAGTTTTTGAACTGCCAACGGGTAAATTTATCCGAAATGAAGTAGCTGTAACCGCAGATTTTGATGTGACACCATTTTACGATCCAATGATTGGAAAACTTATCGTAAAAGGAAAAGACCGGGCAGAAGCTATCACATCGATAAAAAATGCATTATTGGATTATAAAGTGGAAGGTATTAAAACAAACATTCCAATGCTCTTAAAAGTATTGGATCATGAGAAATTTAAAAACGGTGAAACAACAACAGCATTTGTTGATCATTATTATTTGCCGGCAGTTAAAACAAACTAG
- a CDS encoding acetyl-CoA carboxylase biotin carboxyl carrier protein subunit produces the protein MAEVKASMAGNVWKITVNKGDKVEEDQEVVILESMKMEIPIPAEEGGTVKELKVAEGDFVNEGDTILVIE, from the coding sequence ATGGCAGAAGTAAAAGCATCAATGGCAGGAAATGTATGGAAAATTACAGTCAATAAAGGAGACAAAGTAGAAGAGGATCAGGAAGTTGTCATCCTTGAATCAATGAAAATGGAAATACCTATCCCGGCGGAAGAAGGCGGCACCGTTAAAGAATTGAAGGTCGCAGAAGGTGATTTTGTCAATGAAGGGGACACCATACTGGTAATTGAATGA
- a CDS encoding enoyl-CoA hydratase has translation MAALVDYQIKDGHIAILTLNRPEAMNAMSKALLDELNDHVKTINANSSIRCTIITASGEKAFCAGADLKERKTMTQEQVIETVNYIGETITTIENMKMPVIAAINGAAFGGGLELALGCDIRMAADHVKMGLTETSLAIIPGGGGTQRLSRLIGSGQAKRLIFTAKPVASEEALSLNMVEHVTSSEKLPKEAAEMAQTIAGNGPVALRQAKLAINKGLETDIATGLTIEHLSYKETIPTEDRFEGLSAFKEKRKPDYQGK, from the coding sequence ATGGCAGCACTTGTAGACTATCAGATTAAAGATGGGCATATAGCCATTTTAACGCTCAACAGACCGGAAGCTATGAATGCCATGTCAAAGGCGCTTCTGGATGAATTAAATGACCATGTGAAAACGATTAACGCAAATTCTTCAATCCGCTGCACGATTATAACTGCTTCCGGTGAAAAAGCTTTCTGTGCAGGAGCAGACTTGAAAGAACGTAAGACTATGACTCAGGAACAAGTAATAGAAACAGTGAACTATATAGGCGAAACCATAACAACCATTGAAAATATGAAAATGCCGGTGATAGCCGCAATTAACGGAGCGGCGTTTGGAGGCGGATTGGAACTTGCACTTGGCTGCGATATCAGAATGGCTGCTGATCATGTAAAAATGGGTCTGACTGAAACATCTTTGGCGATAATTCCCGGTGGAGGCGGAACACAGCGCCTCAGCCGTTTAATCGGATCTGGTCAGGCAAAGCGGCTCATTTTCACAGCTAAGCCTGTGGCGTCGGAAGAAGCTCTGTCTTTAAATATGGTTGAACACGTAACATCATCCGAAAAGCTGCCGAAAGAAGCAGCTGAAATGGCACAAACAATTGCCGGTAACGGTCCTGTTGCATTGCGGCAGGCAAAATTAGCAATCAATAAAGGATTAGAGACCGATATTGCTACCGGATTGACTATTGAACATTTAAGCTATAAAGAAACGATACCAACAGAGGACCGTTTTGAAGGCTTGAGTGCATTTAAAGAAAAACGTAAACCGGACTATCAGGGTAAGTAA
- a CDS encoding acyl-CoA carboxylase subunit beta codes for MNYSEDLKERIDKIEKGGNEKYHRKNEEKGKMFVRNRLKQLFDEDIDIEDAFFANNMSEDLPSDGVVTGIGRINGQDVCVMANDSTVKAGSWGKRTVEKIIRIQETAAKLEIPMLYLVDSAGARITDQVEMFPGRRGAGRIFHNQIKLSGRVPQVCLLFGPSAAGGAYIPAFCDIVVMVDGNASMYLGSPRMAEKVIGEKVSLEEMGGAKMHCSVSGVGDVLVKSEEEAITYTRNYLSYFPANFREKPAAADSKAIKQFEKSITDLIPENQNAPFNMLDLIKRLIDEDSFCEIKKKFAPELITGLARIDGKSVGIIANQPRMKGGVLFPDSADKAAKFIQLCDAFNIPLLFLMDIPGFMIGTKVEQAGIIRHGAKMLATMSEATVPKISVVVRKAYGAGLYAMAGPAFEPDACLALPTAQIAVMGPEAAVNAVYANKIAELPEEERPQFIKEKQDEYKDNIDIYRLASEMVVDAVVDPDKLRSELISRYQIYEAKNVTFTDRKHGVYPV; via the coding sequence ATGAATTATAGTGAGGATCTGAAGGAACGAATAGACAAAATTGAAAAGGGCGGGAACGAAAAATATCATCGGAAAAATGAAGAAAAAGGAAAAATGTTTGTCCGAAACAGGCTTAAACAGTTATTTGATGAGGACATTGATATAGAAGACGCCTTTTTCGCTAACAATATGTCTGAGGATTTGCCTTCTGATGGCGTTGTGACAGGAATTGGCCGCATAAATGGGCAGGACGTATGTGTCATGGCCAATGATTCGACTGTCAAAGCTGGTTCTTGGGGAAAAAGAACGGTTGAGAAAATTATTCGGATACAGGAAACGGCAGCTAAATTGGAAATACCGATGCTTTATCTCGTTGATTCTGCAGGAGCGCGCATTACAGATCAAGTAGAGATGTTTCCGGGACGCCGCGGTGCCGGACGAATTTTTCATAACCAGATAAAACTTTCCGGCAGAGTCCCGCAGGTTTGTCTCTTGTTTGGTCCTTCAGCTGCAGGAGGTGCGTACATACCGGCGTTTTGTGATATTGTAGTTATGGTTGATGGCAACGCATCCATGTATTTGGGTTCACCACGCATGGCCGAGAAAGTCATCGGCGAAAAAGTGAGCCTTGAAGAGATGGGCGGTGCCAAAATGCACTGTTCAGTTTCAGGTGTTGGCGATGTATTGGTTAAATCCGAGGAAGAAGCTATTACCTATACACGCAATTATCTCTCCTATTTCCCGGCGAATTTCAGAGAGAAACCGGCTGCAGCAGATTCTAAGGCTATTAAGCAATTTGAGAAATCGATAACTGACCTTATCCCGGAAAATCAAAACGCTCCATTTAATATGCTTGATCTTATCAAACGACTAATTGATGAAGACAGTTTTTGCGAGATTAAAAAGAAATTTGCGCCGGAACTGATAACCGGGCTTGCCCGTATTGATGGCAAGTCAGTCGGGATTATTGCTAATCAGCCACGGATGAAAGGCGGAGTCTTGTTCCCGGATTCAGCCGACAAGGCAGCTAAGTTCATTCAATTGTGCGATGCGTTTAATATTCCTTTATTATTCCTGATGGATATCCCCGGCTTTATGATTGGCACAAAAGTTGAACAGGCAGGTATTATCCGGCACGGCGCCAAGATGCTTGCAACGATGAGTGAAGCAACTGTGCCAAAAATTTCTGTTGTTGTACGGAAAGCTTATGGGGCGGGACTTTACGCCATGGCAGGACCTGCATTCGAACCTGACGCATGCCTGGCTCTGCCAACAGCACAGATTGCTGTTATGGGGCCTGAAGCAGCTGTTAATGCTGTCTATGCCAATAAAATTGCTGAACTCCCTGAAGAGGAGCGACCTCAATTTATAAAAGAAAAGCAGGATGAATATAAAGATAACATTGATATTTACCGCTTGGCTTCGGAAATGGTAGTGGATGCAGTCGTGGATCCTGATAAATTAAGAAGTGAATTAATCAGCCGTTATCAGATCTATGAAGCAAAAAATGTAACATTCACAGACCGCAAACACGGTGTATACCCTGTATAA
- a CDS encoding CBS domain-containing protein, with product MKIHDFMITDVISIQKETKIKDLLKTFVEHKIGGVPVVDDDNRLIGMISDGDIIRHLQPDGRTIYDAFSMVFIRENVGLKQKVEASIEQHSAEIMKKNIYTVRPDDEIEEALSILSRYQFKKIPVTDDSGRVVGVISRGDIIRSVYNKAITESDG from the coding sequence TTGAAGATACATGACTTCATGATTACTGATGTAATCTCAATTCAGAAAGAAACTAAAATAAAAGATCTGTTAAAAACGTTTGTCGAACATAAAATTGGCGGTGTCCCTGTCGTTGACGATGACAATCGTTTAATCGGGATGATCAGTGACGGTGATATCATCCGCCATTTGCAGCCTGATGGCCGGACAATATATGATGCATTTTCCATGGTTTTCATCAGAGAAAACGTGGGACTGAAGCAGAAAGTGGAAGCCAGTATAGAACAACATTCTGCAGAAATTATGAAAAAAAATATTTATACAGTGAGGCCCGATGATGAAATTGAAGAAGCGCTGTCGATTTTATCCCGTTATCAATTCAAAAAAATCCCTGTTACGGATGATTCCGGCAGAGTCGTTGGTGTTATAAGCCGGGGAGATATTATCCGGTCGGTTTACAATAAAGCCATTACCGAATCAGATGGTTAA